One segment of Candidatus Micropelagos thuwalensis DNA contains the following:
- a CDS encoding ActR/PrrA/RegA family redox response regulator transcription factor — MTDKEHDTEESLLPEGKTMLLVDDDQPWLTRLARAMERRGYIVSIADTVAEGLVLAKSVKPAYAVVDMRLQDGNGMDVIEAVQQANPEGRVIMLTGYGNITTAVEAVKKGAVDYLAKPADADEIEAALTVDGESKPKPPENPMSADRVRWEHIQRVYELCDRNVSETARRLNMHRRTLQRILAKRAPR; from the coding sequence GTGACTGATAAAGAGCATGACACGGAAGAAAGCTTACTCCCTGAAGGGAAAACAATGCTTTTGGTTGATGATGACCAGCCTTGGTTAACGCGGCTTGCTCGCGCTATGGAGCGTCGCGGATATATCGTCAGTATTGCTGACACTGTGGCCGAGGGGTTGGTGCTCGCTAAAAGCGTAAAGCCTGCTTATGCCGTTGTGGATATGCGTCTTCAGGATGGTAATGGCATGGATGTGATTGAAGCTGTGCAACAGGCAAACCCAGAGGGGCGGGTGATTATGCTCACTGGATATGGCAATATTACGACTGCTGTAGAAGCAGTAAAAAAAGGCGCGGTTGATTATCTTGCCAAGCCAGCCGATGCGGATGAGATTGAAGCAGCTCTTACTGTAGATGGTGAGTCCAAACCAAAACCACCTGAAAACCCCATGTCTGCTGACCGGGTCCGGTGGGAGCATATTCAACGCGTATATGAACTTTGTGATCGTAATGTTTCTGAGACAGCGCGACGACTGAATATGCACCGCCGCACATTACAAAGAATACTGGCTAAACGCGCACCCCGATAA
- a CDS encoding GIY-YIG nuclease family protein, producing METPQKKDEKEQVKPCYAYVLGSWSDCAKGGSPRLYSGWTHDLEKRLAAHNAGKGAKATRGRVWQILHFEIFKTRGAAMSREAALKKTLKTNQSLREEMLARKDYPLDSKAVTSTQPKSSEGK from the coding sequence ATGGAAACACCCCAAAAAAAGGATGAAAAAGAACAAGTGAAGCCTTGTTATGCCTATGTCCTTGGCTCTTGGTCTGATTGTGCCAAGGGGGGCAGTCCGCGTCTTTATTCCGGTTGGACGCATGATCTTGAAAAACGATTAGCAGCCCATAATGCTGGTAAGGGAGCCAAGGCGACCAGAGGTCGTGTCTGGCAGATTTTACATTTTGAAATATTTAAAACCCGTGGGGCAGCAATGTCGCGTGAGGCGGCGCTTAAAAAAACTTTAAAAACTAATCAATCCTTGCGTGAGGAAATGCTGGCCCGTAAAGATTACCCTTTGGATTCAAAAGCTGTGACATCCACCCAGCCAAAATCGTCAGAAGGGAAATGA
- a CDS encoding ActS/PrrB/RegB family redox-sensitive histidine kinase, whose product MSEKTADANIYGGNQQPAQFLTRDAGVLLRVQTLLRWLAVSGQSVTIFVVGFVLEYQMPLVPCIGLVLMSVMVNTALWLYYPSNYRLSPKFAAGYLMYDLLQLTALLFMTGGLANPFIVMILAPVTVSATVLTARATLLLVGMSCAVISLLAYFHLPLPWKGEPPNFPEIYLLGVWAALMLGLAFISAYVWRISHEGRRMTAASTALQQVLAREHRLSALDGLAAAAAHQLGTPLGTIGLIAKELQSSPLADGELSEDLKSLLTETKRCKEILSSLTTQSDQGDTIFSRMSLSALIQEAIDEAGGHEKQILVTIGPTDISEPYVIRQPEIIYGLGNLIENAAEFATNAVTVAAQIEAQRIEICVSDDGPGFANDILPRLGEPWLTSRPASGDMTAQSGMGLGFLLPKPCLREPVDK is encoded by the coding sequence ATGTCTGAAAAAACTGCTGACGCTAACATTTACGGTGGCAATCAACAACCAGCCCAGTTTTTAACCCGCGATGCGGGTGTCCTTTTACGTGTTCAAACATTATTGCGCTGGCTGGCTGTCTCCGGTCAATCGGTAACGATTTTTGTCGTTGGTTTTGTGCTTGAGTATCAAATGCCACTGGTGCCATGTATTGGGCTGGTCTTGATGTCTGTTATGGTCAATACCGCGCTTTGGCTTTATTACCCATCTAATTATCGTTTATCACCAAAATTTGCTGCTGGTTATCTCATGTATGATTTGCTGCAGTTGACGGCACTTTTGTTTATGACAGGTGGTCTTGCTAATCCTTTTATTGTGATGATTCTTGCACCTGTGACTGTCTCTGCAACTGTTTTGACTGCACGGGCTACCTTGTTGTTGGTCGGTATGTCCTGTGCGGTTATCAGCCTCCTTGCATATTTCCATTTGCCGCTTCCCTGGAAGGGAGAGCCACCGAATTTTCCTGAAATTTATTTGCTTGGTGTGTGGGCGGCATTAATGCTTGGTTTAGCATTTATCTCGGCTTACGTCTGGCGCATTAGCCATGAGGGGCGGCGAATGACAGCGGCGAGTACGGCCTTACAACAAGTGCTTGCGCGTGAGCACAGATTATCCGCCTTGGATGGGCTGGCAGCTGCTGCTGCACATCAACTTGGCACACCGCTCGGTACAATTGGTCTGATTGCCAAAGAATTGCAATCTAGCCCGCTTGCAGACGGGGAGTTATCGGAAGATTTGAAGTCTTTGCTCACTGAAACCAAACGATGTAAGGAAATATTGTCCTCTTTGACCACACAATCTGATCAGGGTGACACCATTTTTTCTCGCATGTCTCTGTCTGCCCTTATTCAGGAAGCAATTGATGAAGCCGGAGGGCATGAAAAACAAATTCTAGTTACTATCGGGCCGACGGATATATCTGAGCCTTATGTTATCCGACAGCCTGAAATTATTTATGGTCTTGGGAATCTCATAGAGAATGCGGCAGAATTTGCAACAAATGCAGTTACCGTCGCAGCCCAGATTGAGGCGCAGCGCATCGAAATTTGTGTTTCTGATGACGGGCCGGGCTTTGCCAATGATATTTTACCGCGCCTTGGTGAGCCTTGGTTGACCTCGCGTCCGGCCTCTGGTGATATGACCGCGCAATCGGGTATGGGCTTAGGTTTTTTATTGCCAAAACCTTGCTTGAGAGAACCGGTGGACAAGTAA
- the bioB gene encoding biotin synthase BioB encodes MTTQMIRHDWTAEEVQALFDLPFNDLIFKAQTIHRKFFNPNEVQMCQLLSIKTGGCPEDCGYCSQSAFAESDLGASKLMEVEQVLNEARKAKEGGATRYCMGAAWRSPKDRDMEKLKAMISGVRDMGMETCATLGMLTAEQAQELADSGLDYYNHNIDTSEEFYGEIITTRTFQDRLDTLEVVRESGMKVCCGGIIGMGEKILDRAEMLRTLANLASHPDSIPINQLIAIPGTKLENVNLPHAIDFVRCIAVARIMMPRSTVRLSAGREEMSDEMQALCFFAGANSIFVGDELLTTDNPGRDKDAELMSKLGIEPLPAFEEPALDKAPTNTLLTPASREKRA; translated from the coding sequence ATGACCACTCAAATGATTCGCCATGACTGGACCGCCGAGGAAGTGCAGGCCCTTTTTGACCTCCCTTTCAATGATTTGATTTTTAAGGCCCAGACCATCCATCGGAAATTTTTTAATCCGAATGAAGTCCAAATGTGCCAGCTTCTGTCCATTAAAACTGGCGGGTGTCCAGAAGATTGCGGCTATTGCAGCCAGTCGGCATTTGCCGAGTCAGACCTTGGCGCCAGCAAGCTTATGGAAGTTGAACAGGTTTTAAACGAAGCCCGCAAGGCTAAAGAAGGCGGCGCGACACGCTATTGCATGGGCGCTGCATGGCGTTCCCCGAAAGACCGGGATATGGAAAAGCTTAAAGCGATGATTAGCGGTGTGCGGGATATGGGCATGGAAACTTGCGCAACGCTCGGCATGCTTACCGCAGAACAGGCTCAAGAACTGGCTGACTCTGGTTTAGATTATTATAATCATAACATTGACACCTCTGAGGAATTTTATGGTGAAATCATCACCACAAGAACTTTCCAAGATCGCCTTGATACGCTCGAAGTCGTAAGAGAAAGCGGCATGAAAGTCTGCTGCGGTGGCATTATCGGCATGGGAGAAAAAATACTCGACCGGGCAGAAATGCTTCGTACACTGGCAAATCTTGCCAGCCACCCTGATTCCATTCCGATTAATCAACTTATTGCCATTCCCGGTACCAAACTGGAAAATGTCAATCTGCCACATGCGATTGATTTTGTCCGGTGTATCGCTGTTGCACGGATAATGATGCCCCGATCAACTGTCAGGCTCTCAGCCGGGCGTGAAGAAATGTCAGATGAAATGCAAGCACTGTGTTTCTTTGCCGGTGCGAATTCAATTTTTGTCGGTGATGAGTTGCTGACCACGGATAATCCGGGACGCGATAAAGATGCAGAATTGATGTCCAAATTGGGTATAGAGCCGCTTCCAGCTTTTGAAGAACCAGCACTGGATAAAGCACCTACCAACACGCTACTTACCCCTGCCTCGCGTGAAAAGCGGGCTTAA